The genomic segment AACCCTTCTCCTTTCCTCGTGGGTCATGTAAACAAATTCGCCCGTTGTCCCCACCGGGACGAAGCCATCCACGTTGGGCATCAGATACCGCACCAGTTTTCGGAGAGCCTCTTCGTTGATTTTTCCTTCTTTATCAAAAGGCGTGACCAAAGCTGGGAAAACTCCTCTAAGAGAAAGCTTTACCATTTTTAACCCCCTTCCCGAAAGGGAGAGATGTTTTGGGAGATTATAAAGCAAAAAGGGGAGGAAAGCAAAAAACTCCCCACCCTTTTTGCACCAAGGGTGGGGAGAAGGGCCAGCAAGGGGTCTAAACTTGACGGTATTCCCCTTCTACGGTTTCACCGCCGCCCTGTTCTCCGGGAGGAGTGGGCCCGCCAGGCCCCTGGCCGTACATGGTTGTCCCTATTTGCTGGAGGAGCTCACCAAGCTCCTGGGTTAACCGGCGGATGGTGTGGATTTCCGTTCCCTGCATTGCGGAGCGGACTTCGCTTATCTTTGCCTCTATCCGGCTCTTTAGGTCCGAGGGAATACGGGCTCCAAACTCCCGGAGGCTTTTTTCGGCAGTGTAGATTACAGCGTCAGCCTGGTTGCGAGCTTCCGCCAGCTCTTTCTTACGGCGGTCCTGCTCGGCGTAATGCTCGGCTTCTTTTATCATCCGTTGAATTTCTTCTTCCGTAAGGCCTGAGCTGGCTGTGATGGTTATCTTCTGCTCTCTACCAGTAGCCAGGTCCTTAGCCGAAACGTGCAGGATGCCGTCGGCGTCAATATCAAAGGTTACTTCTATCTTGGGAACCCCACGTGGGGCAGGGGGGATGCCATCCAGGATGAAACGCCCAAGGGTCTTGTTGTCCGCAGCCATAGGGCGCTCTCCCTGAACTACGTGGATTTCCACCTGCGTCTGGTTGTCCGTAGCGGTTGAGAAAATTTGGCTTTTGCGGACAGGTATAGTGGTGTTACGAGGTATTATGGGGGTAGCAATGCCTCCCAGGGTTTCCACGCTCAGGGTAAGCGGCGTTACATCCAGCAGCAGAATATCTCTAATTTCTCCGGCCAGGACTCCTGCCTGAATGGCAGCCCCAATGGCTACGACCTCATCGGGGTTTATTCCTTTGTGGGGTTCTTTGCCGAAAAATTCCCTCACCAGGCGCTGGACGGCTGGCATTCTGGTTTGACCGCCCACCAGGATTACTTCGGAGATATCAGCGGGAGTAATTTTGGCATCGGCAATGGCCTGCCTTACCGGGCCGAGGGTCCTCTGGATGAGGTCGTGGGCCAGCTGTTCCAGCTTGGCTCTGGTAAGGGTCATCTGGAGGTGTTTGGGACCGGAAGCATCGGCGGTTATGAAGGGGAGGTTTATCTCCGTTTCCATGACGGTAGAAAGCTCAATTTTGGCTTTTTCGGCAGCCTCCTTGAGGCGCTGAAGAGCCATGCGGTCCTGGCGCAGATCGATACCGTGCTCTTTCTTAAACTCCTCGCATATCCAGTTAATTATGAGCTGGTCTATATCGTCTCCGCCCAGGAAGGTATCTCCAGCTGTGGACCTTACCTGAAATACCCCTTCGGCTATTTCCAGGATAGAGATATCAAAAGTGCCTCCACCCAAATCGTAGACAGCGATCAGGCCTTCTTTCTTCTTATCCATCCCGTAGGCCAGGGCTGAAGCTGTGGGTTCATTTATTATCCTCAAAACTTCAAGGCCGGCAATTCTGCCAGCGTCTTTGGTGGCCTGACGCTGCGCATCGTTAAAGTAAGCGGGGACAGTTATCACCGCTTTGGTTATTTTCTCCCCGAGGTAAGCTTCGGCATCCTGCTTTAGCTTCTGAAGTATCATAGCAGAAATCTCCGGGGGTGAGTATTCCCGGTCACCCATGACCACCCATGCATCGCCGTTGGGTTTTTCAATTATTTTATATGGGAGGACCCGGCGGGCTTTCTGAACTTCGGGGTCATTGAACTTCCGGCCCATCAGGCGCTTGATGGAGAAAATGGTGTTTTCGGGGTTAGTTATGGCCTGACGTTTGGCCAGTTTGCCCACCAGGCGTTCTCCGGTCTTGGGGTTTATTGCTACTACTGAAGGTGTAAGCCTATCACCTTCAGCATTAGGGATTACAACTGGCTCTCCTCCCTCCATTACCGCCATCACTGAGTTAGTGGTTCCCAGATCAATCCCCAGAATCCTCTCCGGCATAGCCCTCCTCCTCCACTTTTTTCTCTTCTACTTCAGGGACCTGAGGGCTGGGCTTTTTCCTGGCAACTTTCACCAGAGCCGGCCTCAGGACCCTATCGTGAAGCAAGTAACCTTTCTGAATTTCACCGATAATTTGACCGTCTTCATAATGGTCAGTTTCTTCGTATGCGACGGCTTCGTGGTAGAAGGGGTCAAAGAATTGGCCCTCGGTCTTTATGGGCTTGAGGCCCTCTTGCTCCAGGATGTAGTGGAATTTGCGGTGGATAAGGAATATACCATCAAGCCACGTAAGTTTTGTGAGGTGAGAAGGGAGGGTCTGGAATGCTCTTTCAAAGTCGTCCAGAATCGGGAGAAGTTTAGCGATAAGGTTAGCGTTAGCATACCTGGCTTGTTCTGCCTGCTCCTTTTCAACTCGCTTCCGGTAGTTGGCAAAATCAGCAGCAGTGCGCCGCCACTGGTCCAGATACTCTTCCACTTTGTTCTGGAGCTCAGAGATTTTGGCTTCAAGCTCTTTGACCTTTTCTTCCAGGTTTTCGCCTCCCTTCTCTTCAGCCACTTCGGTCATCTTCCACCTCCTTCAGAAGAGTGTATTGACCATCTCGCTCATGAGATTAGCCACATAGCTTACGACAGAGATAGCTCTTTCATAAGCCATCCTCATGGGGCCCAGGACACCCAGCACCCCAGAGGCCTTCTCCCTGATTCCATACCGGGCCAGGACCATGCTGCAATCTTTCAATTCTTCCCACCTACCTTCTCCACCGATGATGATTTGGACCCCATTTGCCAATCGGATTTCATCCATAATGGACCGAAGGCAGGATTCATCTTTGAAGAAACGGACCAGTTTCAGGAACTTGACGGGTGAAGAGAATTCCGGTTCTCGGGTGATTTCTTCAATGCCTTCACAGTATATTGGCTCCTCAATTCTCTGGTCCAGTGCGTTCATAATTTCAGCGACTTTGAGGGCTATTTTGGAGGCAAAGGGCTCTAACCTTGAAGCAATTCCTTCAATTTCTGGAGCCGAAAGTCCATAGAGAAACTCCTCCAGGATTTCGGTGGTGCGGATCAATTCCGGTTCTCCTATATAGTAGGGCACAGGAAACCAGGCCTGCTTTATAACTCCTCCGCTCAGAACCAGGACCAGGAGAACGGCATTTTCACGATAGGGGATTAAATCAATGTGTTTGAGGCGGTATCTTGGGGGAGCAGGGGCAGTGACGACAGCAGGGTAATTGGTGAACCTGGCCAGAACCGAAGCGGCCAGGCGGCCCCATTGTTCTACATCCATGTGCACTTGGTAGAACTGATGCTGAATGGTAAGCTTTTCAGAGGGAGATAGTGGATATGTTTCCAGAAGTTTTTCCACAAAACAGCGGTAGCCCTTCTCGGTTGGCACTCTTCCAGCAGAGGTATGAGGATGCGTCAGGTACCCTTCGGCCTCCAGAAGAGCCATTTCGTTCCGCACAGTGGCCGGGCTTATGTTGAGCTTGTATTTTTGGACAAGGGTCTGAGAACCAACCGGCTGGGCTGTGCTTATATATTCTCTCACCACTAGGGAGAGTATCAGCTCTGCTCTCTTGCTCAGCTTCCTCATGATTTTTTAGCACTCCTAAGCAAAGAGTGCTAAGCTTTTCATTAAAGATAGTAACACCTCCAGAGCGATTTGTCAAGCTTGCTGGGCGGTATCCTGCTCCAGGCGATAGATAAGGCTTTGGTAGCGATGCGGCTTCCAGGATCTTACATGAGAGAAAGCCCCTGGTTTTGCCAAAGGGAAGCAGAAGCGGTATCATTCAAACTTGAAATCAAAGGTAAGGGAGGAGAAAAATGGACTTCTGGGAAGTAATAGAAAAACGACACAGTGTCAGGGATTTTCTCCCCGAGGATATCCCCGAAGAGGATGTAAAGAAAATCCTGCTGGCAGCTATAAAAGCTCCCTCGGCTGGGAACAGGCAACCATGGCATTTTTACGTGGTCAGGGACCCGCAGATAAAGAGAGGGCTCGCCCGAGCAGCTCTGAATCAGGATTTTGTGGCTAAGGCCCCAGTGGTAATAGTAGTGTGCGCTGAACCTGCCCGCTCAGCCGCGAGGTACGGTAGCCGGGGCTCAGAGCTTTACTGCCTCCAGGATACAGCTGCAGCCACAGAGCACATCCTTCTGGCTGCTACAGCCCTTGGTTATGGGAGCTGCTGGGTTGGGGCTTTCAATGAAGCAGAAGCCGCCGCCATCCTCAATCTCCCCAGAGGTTTACGCCCCGTGGCCATAATACCCATAGGGAAACCGGGCCGTGAGCCTTCCCTCCGCACTCCCAGGCGCCCTCTGGAGGAGGTCTGCACTTTCCTGTAATCTTACCCTGTCTATGAAACCCCAGAAGGCTGTAGCTCGGAGCCGGGAAATTTTCCCACGCCTTTCTTAATGTTTGACAGTTTTCTCTCTTCGGGATATAATATTCCTCGGTAAAGCCCTAAACCCTAAGAAAGGGGGTGCTTATTCAGAATGTCCGTTGTCCTTAGGCCAGGAGAAACTCAGGAAAGTCTTCTCAAGAGATTCCGGAAAGAAGTAGCGGAAGAAGGGATTCTCAGCATTGTCCGGAAAAAGAGGTGGTATATTTCCAAGAGCGAGATGAAGCGCATAAAGCTCCGCAAAGCCATCCGTAAAGCTCGTCGCCGCATGCTGCGGCAACTTAAACGGGAAGAGTAATCCCCGAAAGTTAAAGCGAGGGGAGGTTTTTCCACAATATGTCTGTTGATATTGAAAAAGTTCGCCAGCTTCTGGAAAAAGAACTGGAAGAAGCGGTTAAAGAGCTGGAGGAACTGGAAAAGAAGCTGGAAATAAAGGGTGATTACGGCCTGGGTATTGGGGATCCCAACATAATCCAGTGGGAGCTCAACCTTGCTCTGAGGGATAGGGCCGCGCAGAAGGTAAAAGAAGTGAAAAGGGCCCTGGATAAGCTTGCCAAAGGCTGTTACGGGATCTGTGAGGTGTGTGGGAAACCCATAGAAGAGGCCAGGCTTGAGCTTTTGCCTTATACTACGCTGTGCAGTAGATGCGCAGCACATCACCGGAGATAGGAATGGATGGAAATAATCCTTACCCACGAGAACGCCGACTTCGATGCGCTGGCTTCCCTTTTAGCAGCAGCCAAAGTTTATCCTCCAGCTATCCCTGTTCTCCCACACCGCCTCAACCGCAATGTGCGGGAGTTCCTTTCCCTTTACAGGGATGAGTTACCCTTTTTTTCACCCAAGGATTTGCCCCGCCTCCCTGTAACCAGGGTTATAGTCGTTGATACCCAGAGCTTTGTTTCCCTTAAAGGGATAAGCCCGCAAACTCACATCCTCTTTATTGACCATCACCCCCTTTCGCGAGAATTGGATGAAAGGATGAGCTACATCGGTGGGGATACAGGAGCTACCACCACTATCCTGGTGGAAAAGCTCCAGGAAATGAAGGTGGCCATAACTCCCCTTGAGGCTACCCTTTTCCTCCTGGGGATATATGAGGACACCGGGTTCCTCTCATATGCCGGCACAACTCCGAGGGATGTCCGATGCGTTGCTTGGCTTCTGGAGCGCGGGGCTGACCTTTCATCCGCCCCTTCTTTCCTGCGTTACCCCCTTTCGGAAGCGCAGAGGGAATTATACAATAAACTCCTCAACGGCTCTTACCCTTATGAGCTCCACGGTCACTCCATAATTATTTCCATGGCCCGGGCCCAGGGTTACGTTGAAGAAATTTCAACTCTTGCTCACCTCCTCCGGGACCTTCTGGAACCCGATGCTCTATTCGTCCTGGTGGATATGGGGGATAGAATCCAGATGGTAGCCCGCAGTTCGGTGGATAGCGTAGATGCGGGGCTCATAGCCGCCAGGATGGGAGGAGGAGGACATTCCAAAGCTGCTGCGGCCTTTCTCCAGGGATTAACCCTATCCCAGGCCCGGGATATGCTCCTGGAAATACTCAATTCTTCCATAAAACCTGGAATAACCGTATCCCGCATAATGTCTTATGGAGTCCACTCCCTTTCCCCGGAAACCACGGTGAATGAAGCCGCTGAAGCTATGAGAAAATACGGCCACGAAGGCTTCCCCGTGGTAGAGGACGGGAAGGTAGTGGGAATCTTAACCCGCCGCGAAATTGACAAAGCCTTACAGCACGGCCTTGGCCGAAATCCGATAAAGTTCTACATGCATAAAGGGGATGTAAGTGTCTCTCCTGATGATCCGGTGGAGAAGGTTCAGAAAGTTATGCTTGAACATGGCATAGGCCAGGTGCCAGTGGTATCAGAAGGAAAAGTCATCGGAATTGTAACCCGAACGGACCTCATAAAGCTCTGGAGCGGAGGCATAGCCACTAAGCCGGCCTCGGAAATCGCCCGAAAGTTGGAAAAAGCCTTACCACCACCCCTTATGGATATCCTGAAAAAGGCTGGAGAGAAAGCCCATCAGCTCGGCTTCTCGCTCTACATAGTTGGAGGATTTGTGCGGGACCTCCTTTTGGGCATGCCAACCCTCGATCTGGACCTGGTGGTGGAAGGAGATGCTATAGCTCTGGCCAAAGCCCTGGCCAGGGATTTTGACGGGAGGGTAAGGAGCCACACCCGCTTTGGGACCGCCAAACTTATAATTGAAAACCCTCAAAAGCTTGCCCTGGGTTACCCACACCACTTGGATTTTACCTCTGCCCGCATTGAGTTCTACGAACACCCTTCTGCCCTCCCCGAAGTGGAAATGAGCTCTATCAAACAGGACCTTTATCGACGGGATTTTACCATAAATACCCTGGCTATATCCCTGAATCCGGAAAGGTTTGGTGAACTCTACGACTTCTACGGAGGGCTTAAAGACCTGGAGAGAGGCCTTATTAGAGTGCTCCACAACCTCAGTTTTGTGGAGGATCCAACCCGCATCCTGAGGGCCGTGAGGCTTGAGCAACGCCTGGGCTTCCAGATAGAAAGCCGAACCCTGGAACTGGTGGACAACGCCCTGGATCTGCTGGACAAGGTAAGTGGCGAAAGGATTTACCACGAACTTCGCCTAACCCTTCAGGAAAGCGAGCCCGAGAAAGCTCTAAGGCGCCTTGAGGAAATAAAAGTTCTCAAGAAAATCCATCCCGCTCTGGATGGGAACGGATGGATAACTGAGAAGTTCCGAGCCTTGAGGGAGGAAATCCCCATCGCTCAGGAAATAGGCTATGACCTCTCTTCACCTTCCCCAAGCCGAAGAGCCCACTATGAGCCTATAGGCGCTCTCTATCTTGCCCTTCTAACTTACAGGATGAGGCCGGAAGATCTGGAAACCCTGATAAGGCGCCTACATCCTCCCCAAGATGATTCCTCCTTGATGCGGGAGCTTCAAGCCTTCAAGGAAATTCTCAAAGGGCTTTCGGAAGGCGACCTTCCACCCAGCGCTATCTACAGACTCCTTTCTCCCTACTCCGATAGAGCTCGTTTCCTGGCCCGCCTTCTGACTGATTCCTGGCTTGCGCGCCAACGGCTGGACCTTTACCAGCGAAATCTCCGTTTCGTCCGCCCTGAGATAGATGGGCATTATCTCCAAGAAGTAATGAAAATACCTCCAGGGCCTGTTTACCGCAAAATCCTCCTGGCCCTTAAAGATGCCAGGCTCGACGGCAAAGTCAGTTCTCTTGAAGAAGAAATAGCACTGGTGGAAAAAATCCTGGCCTCCTGAAAAGCCAATGGTAAACAGAGGCGCGGTCCTGGCCGTAGGAGATATAAACATTGACATAATCGCCCCCATCCCCTTTTACCCCCATAAAGGAAGAGAAGGGGTCACTGATAGGGCGGAAATTCACCTGGGAGGATCAGCCACCAATACTGCTGTGGTCTTAGCCCGTTTTGGGGTCAAAACCTACCTCTTAGGGCGAGTGGGGAAAGACCCTTTCGGAGATTACGCCCTCGCCCTTCTGGAAAGCGCTGGTGTTGATACGGGTCTGGTTCAGAGGGACCCGGAACTTACCACCGGAATAATGTTCATCGTCGTAACCCCTGATGGGGAAAGGACCATATTCGGCCATAGGGGGGCTAATGTCAACCTATCACCACTCTCCCTGGAAGGCGCAAACCTCAGGGAATTGGGCTGGGTCCATATCTCCGGTTACTCTTTCCTTCAGGAGCCGCAGCGTTCAACCGCCTTCAAAATCCTGAAGGAAGCTATGGAGCGGGGGATAAGCGTGAGCCTTGATGTGGGCATATGCGCGGCCTTCCAGGCTCGTGAGGATGTGGAAAAAGCCCTTCCCGGGCTCAGAGTCCTGCTTATGAGTCAGGAAGAAGCCCACGCCCTTACGGGTGAGGAGACCCCTGAAAAGGCTATAGAATATGCCTTAAGGCGCGGCGCAAAAAAAGTGGCCATTAAAATGGGAGGTAAAGGCTGCCTTTTGGGGGATGAGAGCACTATAATGGCCATCAGCTCTTTTCCCGTGAGGGTGGTGGATACAACAGGAGCAGGGGATGCTTTCAACGCTGGGGTAATCCTTGGAGAGCTCCACCGCAGGGACCTGGAGGAAAGTGGAGCCATGGGTAACCTTTTAGGGGCCCTGGCATGCACAGTAACAGGCGCCGGAGAACGCCTTCCCGGCCCGGAGGAAGCGAAGAGCTTTTTGAGGGCATATCCTTCTGCTGGCGAAGCAATCTTCGACTGGCTTATGAGCCTTTAAGCCTTGAAGGTATTGAAAGGGAGCACCACGGATTGCACAGCTTTCGCAGGCCTGAGGTTTCGGATTCTCTCACTGGCAGATTTAAAAGGTTGCCCTTTACCTTCGGGTAGCGACCCCCCTGGCGCAAGAGTTCTTTCGTCTTGCAATATCTACTCCTTGGGGCTATAATTGAAAAAAGCCTGAAACGGAGTCCAAACCATGGCAAAGGTCTGGTTTTTTATTTTAACCTTAGCCCTTTTCCTGAGCGCCTGCGCACCTGAGCCCATCCCTACTCCCTTTCCCCTCCCTACACCAACCCCCTCCCCACTTCCACAGGATGTAGTTGCCTTAGTTAATGATCAGCCCATATTTCGGAAAACTCTGGAAAAGCACCTTATGCTCCTGCAGAAAGCTATGGAGGCCTCCGGTGAAACGCCAGACCCTCAGACCGTGGAACAGATGCGCTATCAGATTCTGGAAGGGCTTATAGATCAGGCCATAATGGAACAGGCGGCGGCAAAATTGGGAATAAAAGTAACCGCTGAAGAGTTAGAGGAGCATGTTCAGAGAACTATTCAGGAGGGTGGAAAGGAAGATTTTAACCGATGGCTTGAAGAGAGCGGGCTTACTCTGGAAGAGTTCAGGGAAATGACCCGAATGCAACTGTTAAGCCTTAAACTCTTTGAGGCTGTTGTTCCACCACCTCCTCAAACTATGGAGCAGGTCCGTGCTCGCCATATCCTCCTGACCAGCGAGGAAGAGGCTGAAAGAATTCTGAAAAGGATTAAAAATGGTGAGGATTTTGCTTCCTTAGCCCGGCAGTATTCGCAGGACGAATTCACCAGAGAATCAGGAGGCGACCTGGGGTTCTTCCCCAGAGGGCTTTCTGGGCTTCCCCCCGAGTTGGAACAGGTGGCTTTCTCTCTAGCTCCCGGACAGGTAAGTGGAGTAGTAAAAAGCTACTACGGTTACCACATAATCCAGGTTCTGGAAAGAGATCCTACTCATCCGCTTTCCGAAGAAGCTAAAAGGCTTTTCAGGGAATGGAAATTCAAGGAATGGCTGGAAAAAGAGAGGGCCTCCGCACGTATCCAAAGGTTTTTAAAATGAAGATATTCTGGGGCTGGTTCCTCATAGCCTTGGGCGCCCTGCTCCTGGGAGCTGTGCTTTTTGTGGGGGTTCGTTTCTGGCTTTCCCACAGACCCTTTGAGCTTTACCCTAAGGGCGATATCCTCACAAGCTTTTCCCCCAGGGACGTGAACCCCTCTCTGGCCCTTCTTTCCCTGGCCGGCTACAGCGATGCTCAGGTCCTTCAGAGAGCTCTAGAAGAGGGAGAGCTGGAAACCGCATACGTAACTCTGGTTTTTTCCACATCCCTGAAAGATCAGGAAAAACTTGGAGGGTGGATCCACCTTGCTGATGCCTTCAGCACAAAGGGGCTGCGTCGGAAAGCCCTTCTTTCTTACGGCCAGGCTTACAACATAGCTACCCTTAGCCCATACCTCTCCGATTCCGAACGGGCTGAAGCCCTTATCGCAATTGAAAATGGTCTGAAAAGGCTCGGGGAAAAGGAGAAGGCTCTCTTCGTGCTGCGCCAGGTTGAGGCCCTGATCGCTTTCAGCCCTTACCTCAAGAAGGCTCAGCGGCTCGCTCTGGTCCAGAAGCTGGGAAAAGAGGTGAACCTTGAGGAAGTACCACCGGAATCCCCACAGCCAGCCTTGGTCATCAAGGACTTCGCTTTATTGCCGGCTCAGTATTACGACCCAAAAGACAGGGAAATTGCCGTTCTCTCCTTCGCTTCATCGCCTGGAGAGAAAAAGGCGCAAGCTCTGAGGGAAATCCTTAAAAATGAGGATCATGCCAGGCTTTCCCTCTATCGGGAGAAGATCTCTTCCGAAGGAGCCCTCGCCCAGAAGGCAGGGTGGGTTCTGGAAAAGATATCCTGGCTTACCCTAAAATACCGAATAGCAGTAAGAGGGTTTGGGGTTAGCCTTATGCCCGAATGGGAAAGGAATGCTGGCGCTATAAGGAGGGAACTTTCCCGCTCCTACGAAGAGCTTTTCGCCCTGTATGCCGAAGAAGCAGTCTCTTTCCCCCAGCCTCAGGAAACGGCGAAAGCCTGGATTGAAATAGCAACCCTTAAAGCCTATTACGTCCTGAATGGCTTTTACGCTGACGTTCCCCTGGAAAAGATTGCAGTTGAATTGAAAGAAGCCTACTCCCGGGGACAACCGGGGTCTTTACAGCTTGTTTTCCTGGAGGATTCACGGATCTTCGCCTACCATAGTGCAGAATAGGCCAAGGAGGCACTGATGCTGAGGAAAGTGAAAGTCAGCGACGCTTTGCTGAGGGGTTTAGCTTTGTTCTTTCTGATGCTGAGCTTTCTGGTAGGAGGTGTATATTTCATCATCTTCCTTAACCCCTATGTCCCCATCAACCCATTTCCTCCCCCTTCGGCCCAGCCGGTGGGCAAACTCACCCCTGAGAGCCCCATAGTGGAAATAACCTTTCCTCCAACCTGGACTCCTACCCCAACTTTCACCCCATCGCCAACTCCCACCCCAACCTCTACTCCAACTCCTACCCCCACCCACACTCCAACTCCCACACCCACATTTACTCCAACCTTCACCCCGACCCCACGTCCTCCGGCGCCGACTCCTACTCCTGTACCGCCACCTCCTTACGAACCAATAAACTGGGGAGTGAGGACCAACTGCTCCTGGCGTGGGGTCCATGGAACAATATGGGGAGCTCACGGTTTGCCCCTGGCCGGAATTTACGTTAAAATCTGGGACGATGCCGGGCGTTCGGTTATGGCAGGCCCTACCAATGCCGATGGAATTTACTCGCTTTATATACCCCACTCAGCTCTCCCGGATGGAAGGTGGTGGCTTCAGGTCATAGAAGACGGTCGGCCGGCTTCCGCCCCCTGGGGAGTTTACGTAGGTGGAGGATGCATAAACGGCATCCATGAAGTCAAGGCCGACTGGCGCAGGAGATTTTAAGAGGCTTGAACATGGGTAAAAAGCTTTTACCGATTGCTCTGGTTTTTGCCGTTCTGGCAATAGCTTTCCTCCTGGCAAGAGCTTCTTCGGCTCAAACCCCTGAACCAACCCCCAGACCAACGCCTACCCCCCAGCCAGGTATATTCATAACCTCCGTCAACCCCGAAGAAGGAGTAGCAGGAACCCTTGTTACGGTAAGCGGAGAAACCTACTATGTCCCCATAGGAAGCGTGGTAACCATAAAGTGGGATACAGCGGTGGTGACCACTACCAGGACCTATGGTGTAGGCCTTTTCACCGCCTCTTTTACCGTCCCCATAACCGCTACCCCCGGGGTTTACACTATCCGGGCTGAAGTTACCGTAGATACCACCACCTACTACGACACCGCCACCTTCAGGGTGCTGGTCCCGACCCCAACTCCCACTCCCACCATAACTCCGACCCCTACTATAACTCCCACTCCTACCCCATCCCCGACTCCTCCCACTCCCACCCCAACTCCAACCTTTCGTCCAATAACCCCTGTGCCCTGGCCCGCAACTCCGACACCAACCCGTCCTCCCCCCCTTTCACTCCTCCTGCTCCTACTCCCACTCCTATCCCTCCGGGGGCAACCCCCGTGGTAATTTACACCCCAACCTTTACCCCAGTCCCCGGCACGCCACCTCCCACCCCGGTTCTCAGAACTCCTTCGCCCACTCCTACACCGGCGTTCTTCCCCATTGCTACGCCAACACCCACCCCAGCTCCGTCCTCTCTTGCAGCCACCGGGTGGCCTGGCCTTGT from the Anaerolineae bacterium genome contains:
- the dnaK gene encoding molecular chaperone DnaK, which translates into the protein MPERILGIDLGTTNSVMAVMEGGEPVVIPNAEGDRLTPSVVAINPKTGERLVGKLAKRQAITNPENTIFSIKRLMGRKFNDPEVQKARRVLPYKIIEKPNGDAWVVMGDREYSPPEISAMILQKLKQDAEAYLGEKITKAVITVPAYFNDAQRQATKDAGRIAGLEVLRIINEPTASALAYGMDKKKEGLIAVYDLGGGTFDISILEIAEGVFQVRSTAGDTFLGGDDIDQLIINWICEEFKKEHGIDLRQDRMALQRLKEAAEKAKIELSTVMETEINLPFITADASGPKHLQMTLTRAKLEQLAHDLIQRTLGPVRQAIADAKITPADISEVILVGGQTRMPAVQRLVREFFGKEPHKGINPDEVVAIGAAIQAGVLAGEIRDILLLDVTPLTLSVETLGGIATPIIPRNTTIPVRKSQIFSTATDNQTQVEIHVVQGERPMAADNKTLGRFILDGIPPAPRGVPKIEVTFDIDADGILHVSAKDLATGREQKITITASSGLTEEEIQRMIKEAEHYAEQDRRKKELAEARNQADAVIYTAEKSLREFGARIPSDLKSRIEAKISEVRSAMQGTEIHTIRRLTQELGELLQQIGTTMYGQGPGGPTPPGEQGGGETVEGEYRQV
- the grpE gene encoding nucleotide exchange factor GrpE, which produces MTEVAEEKGGENLEEKVKELEAKISELQNKVEEYLDQWRRTAADFANYRKRVEKEQAEQARYANANLIAKLLPILDDFERAFQTLPSHLTKLTWLDGIFLIHRKFHYILEQEGLKPIKTEGQFFDPFYHEAVAYEETDHYEDGQIIGEIQKGYLLHDRVLRPALVKVARKKPSPQVPEVEEKKVEEEGYAGEDSGD
- the hrcA gene encoding heat-inducible transcriptional repressor HrcA — encoded protein: MRKLSKRAELILSLVVREYISTAQPVGSQTLVQKYKLNISPATVRNEMALLEAEGYLTHPHTSAGRVPTEKGYRCFVEKLLETYPLSPSEKLTIQHQFYQVHMDVEQWGRLAASVLARFTNYPAVVTAPAPPRYRLKHIDLIPYRENAVLLVLVLSGGVIKQAWFPVPYYIGEPELIRTTEILEEFLYGLSAPEIEGIASRLEPFASKIALKVAEIMNALDQRIEEPIYCEGIEEITREPEFSSPVKFLKLVRFFKDESCLRSIMDEIRLANGVQIIIGGEGRWEELKDCSMVLARYGIREKASGVLGVLGPMRMAYERAISVVSYVANLMSEMVNTLF
- a CDS encoding nitroreductase family protein; amino-acid sequence: MDFWEVIEKRHSVRDFLPEDIPEEDVKKILLAAIKAPSAGNRQPWHFYVVRDPQIKRGLARAALNQDFVAKAPVVIVVCAEPARSAARYGSRGSELYCLQDTAAATEHILLAATALGYGSCWVGAFNEAEAAAILNLPRGLRPVAIIPIGKPGREPSLRTPRRPLEEVCTFL
- the rpsU gene encoding 30S ribosomal protein S21, which codes for MSVVLRPGETQESLLKRFRKEVAEEGILSIVRKKRWYISKSEMKRIKLRKAIRKARRRMLRQLKREE
- a CDS encoding TraR/DksA C4-type zinc finger protein, translated to MSVDIEKVRQLLEKELEEAVKELEELEKKLEIKGDYGLGIGDPNIIQWELNLALRDRAAQKVKEVKRALDKLAKGCYGICEVCGKPIEEARLELLPYTTLCSRCAAHHRR
- a CDS encoding CBS domain-containing protein, whose translation is MEIILTHENADFDALASLLAAAKVYPPAIPVLPHRLNRNVREFLSLYRDELPFFSPKDLPRLPVTRVIVVDTQSFVSLKGISPQTHILFIDHHPLSRELDERMSYIGGDTGATTTILVEKLQEMKVAITPLEATLFLLGIYEDTGFLSYAGTTPRDVRCVAWLLERGADLSSAPSFLRYPLSEAQRELYNKLLNGSYPYELHGHSIIISMARAQGYVEEISTLAHLLRDLLEPDALFVLVDMGDRIQMVARSSVDSVDAGLIAARMGGGGHSKAAAAFLQGLTLSQARDMLLEILNSSIKPGITVSRIMSYGVHSLSPETTVNEAAEAMRKYGHEGFPVVEDGKVVGILTRREIDKALQHGLGRNPIKFYMHKGDVSVSPDDPVEKVQKVMLEHGIGQVPVVSEGKVIGIVTRTDLIKLWSGGIATKPASEIARKLEKALPPPLMDILKKAGEKAHQLGFSLYIVGGFVRDLLLGMPTLDLDLVVEGDAIALAKALARDFDGRVRSHTRFGTAKLIIENPQKLALGYPHHLDFTSARIEFYEHPSALPEVEMSSIKQDLYRRDFTINTLAISLNPERFGELYDFYGGLKDLERGLIRVLHNLSFVEDPTRILRAVRLEQRLGFQIESRTLELVDNALDLLDKVSGERIYHELRLTLQESEPEKALRRLEEIKVLKKIHPALDGNGWITEKFRALREEIPIAQEIGYDLSSPSPSRRAHYEPIGALYLALLTYRMRPEDLETLIRRLHPPQDDSSLMRELQAFKEILKGLSEGDLPPSAIYRLLSPYSDRARFLARLLTDSWLARQRLDLYQRNLRFVRPEIDGHYLQEVMKIPPGPVYRKILLALKDARLDGKVSSLEEEIALVEKILAS
- a CDS encoding carbohydrate kinase family protein; protein product: MVNRGAVLAVGDINIDIIAPIPFYPHKGREGVTDRAEIHLGGSATNTAVVLARFGVKTYLLGRVGKDPFGDYALALLESAGVDTGLVQRDPELTTGIMFIVVTPDGERTIFGHRGANVNLSPLSLEGANLRELGWVHISGYSFLQEPQRSTAFKILKEAMERGISVSLDVGICAAFQAREDVEKALPGLRVLLMSQEEAHALTGEETPEKAIEYALRRGAKKVAIKMGGKGCLLGDESTIMAISSFPVRVVDTTGAGDAFNAGVILGELHRRDLEESGAMGNLLGALACTVTGAGERLPGPEEAKSFLRAYPSAGEAIFDWLMSL